A single region of the Streptomyces sp. NBC_01262 genome encodes:
- a CDS encoding HD domain-containing protein, with amino-acid sequence MNDHLVLPTGDVADAALAIMHKTVDKQIADHSLRSFHFARLTAQQEGLLTDAAYDEGLLFAATAMHDLGLGTLAEGNARFEVEGADIAAKLLAEHGVPDSHISRVWEAIALHSSLGLADRMGLLTYLTHKGVFTDGGRFTDLSPELQEPVRLAYPRSPDDRSLQLAIVNHARKSPNAAPPFSIAAELLRQTGG; translated from the coding sequence ATGAACGATCATCTGGTTCTACCGACCGGCGACGTCGCCGACGCGGCCCTCGCAATCATGCACAAGACCGTGGACAAGCAGATCGCCGACCACAGCCTGCGCAGTTTCCACTTCGCACGGCTGACCGCTCAGCAAGAAGGCCTGCTCACCGACGCCGCATACGACGAGGGCCTGCTGTTCGCAGCCACGGCCATGCACGACCTCGGACTGGGGACACTCGCCGAGGGCAACGCCCGATTCGAGGTCGAAGGCGCGGACATCGCCGCAAAGCTGCTGGCCGAACACGGGGTCCCCGACAGCCACATCAGCCGCGTCTGGGAAGCCATCGCCCTGCACAGCTCACTCGGCCTCGCCGACCGCATGGGCCTGCTGACCTACCTGACCCACAAGGGCGTCTTCACCGACGGCGGCCGCTTCACCGACCTCTCCCCCGAGCTGCAGGAGCCCGTACGTCTCGCCTACCCACGGTCGCCCGATGACCGCTCGCTCCAGCTGGCCATCGTCAACCACGCCCGAAAGTCTCCGAACGCGGCCCCACCCTTCTCCATCGCGGCCGAACTGCTCAGGCAGACCGGCGGCTGA